One region of Deinococcus aerolatus genomic DNA includes:
- a CDS encoding acyl-CoA dehydrogenase family protein, producing the protein MDFLLNPEERQLQQLARTFTAREIIPQAALLDRTKAFPQAIYNQALALGLLNLTVPEAYGGAGLGCLALTLVTEELCRGCVGVGAALSINSLAADAIIHHGSEQQKQWVLPRLVAGELASYAATEPGAGSDVAGLQTRAARDGDHYVLSGSKTWISNADRASFFVVFARTGDSLTGAGGSRGLSVFIVERGTPGLSVGEPLDKLGQRCAPTCEVFFDGCRIPASQRIGAEGQGFSIAMDAFDHSRPMVAAFGVGVHARCLEESLAYAQTRQTMGQPIIRHQLVAAKLAEMSTSLEAARLLTYRAAWLVDHGQRNTLAASQAKLFAAESVMAAATEAVQIFGGMGYSTEYPVEKLFRDAKVLQIYEGTSEIQKLVIARELQR; encoded by the coding sequence GTGGATTTTTTGCTCAACCCAGAAGAACGCCAGCTTCAGCAGCTCGCCCGCACGTTTACTGCGCGCGAGATCATTCCGCAGGCGGCGCTGCTGGACCGGACCAAGGCGTTTCCGCAGGCCATCTACAATCAGGCCCTGGCCCTCGGGCTGCTGAACCTGACGGTGCCGGAAGCCTACGGCGGCGCGGGGCTGGGCTGTCTGGCGCTGACCCTGGTCACCGAGGAGCTGTGCCGGGGGTGTGTGGGCGTCGGCGCGGCGCTGAGCATCAACTCGCTGGCCGCCGACGCCATCATTCATCACGGAAGCGAGCAGCAAAAGCAGTGGGTTTTGCCCCGGCTGGTGGCGGGAGAACTGGCGTCCTACGCCGCGACGGAGCCGGGCGCGGGCAGCGACGTGGCCGGGCTGCAGACCCGCGCGGCGCGCGACGGCGACCATTACGTCTTGTCGGGCAGCAAGACCTGGATCAGCAATGCGGACCGCGCCTCGTTCTTCGTGGTGTTTGCCCGAACCGGGGACAGCCTGACCGGTGCGGGGGGCAGCCGGGGCCTGAGCGTCTTTATCGTCGAGCGCGGCACGCCGGGACTGAGTGTCGGTGAACCGCTGGACAAGCTGGGGCAGCGCTGCGCGCCCACCTGCGAGGTGTTCTTCGACGGCTGCCGCATCCCCGCTTCCCAGCGCATCGGGGCCGAGGGACAGGGCTTTTCCATTGCAATGGACGCCTTCGACCACTCGCGTCCGATGGTGGCCGCGTTCGGCGTGGGCGTGCATGCCCGCTGCCTGGAAGAGAGCCTGGCCTACGCGCAGACGCGGCAGACGATGGGTCAGCCGATCATCCGCCATCAGCTGGTGGCGGCCAAGCTGGCCGAGATGTCCACCTCGCTGGAAGCGGCCCGTCTGCTGACCTACCGCGCCGCGTGGCTCGTTGACCACGGGCAGCGCAACACCCTGGCCGCGTCGCAGGCCAAGCTGTTCGCCGCCGAGAGCGTGATGGCGGCGGCCACCGAGGCCGTGCAGATTTTCGGCGGCATGGGGTATTCGACGGAGTATCCGGTCGAGAAACTGTTCCGGGACGCCAAGGTGCTGCAGATCTACGAGGGCACCAGCGAGATCCAGAAACTGGTGATCGCCCGCGAGTTGCAGCGCTAG
- a CDS encoding FadR/GntR family transcriptional regulator, with product MPMDAHLLPQPPARSRASDGVAAHIQREIRRRQLQPGDRICAERDLQAATGVSRAGVRESLRMLEHEGLIRTKTGPGGGILVGEPAAAPLGRTVEAFRHLSGVSPEALLDAWFELAVTCTRLAAGRAQAHDIADLQQTADAYRALDFEQASFDRVARLNLGFIRRTAEAAYNPILSLFLEALIDLIYSAAAARPPSLRQRRELVGVHDGIVQALKTGDADAAVRRMTRHLRAVRALLEGGVGRVG from the coding sequence ATGCCCATGGACGCCCACCTGTTGCCCCAGCCTCCTGCCCGGTCGCGTGCCAGCGATGGGGTTGCCGCCCACATCCAGCGGGAAATCCGTCGCCGCCAGCTGCAACCCGGTGACCGGATCTGCGCGGAGCGGGACCTTCAGGCCGCCACCGGCGTGAGCCGGGCGGGGGTGCGCGAGAGTCTGCGGATGCTGGAACATGAGGGGCTGATCCGGACAAAGACAGGGCCTGGCGGCGGAATTCTGGTGGGTGAACCGGCGGCCGCTCCCCTGGGCCGCACGGTCGAGGCATTCCGCCACCTGTCGGGGGTGAGTCCCGAAGCGCTGCTGGACGCCTGGTTTGAACTGGCCGTGACCTGTACGCGTCTGGCGGCCGGGCGGGCGCAGGCCCATGACATCGCCGATCTTCAGCAGACCGCGGATGCCTACCGGGCGCTGGATTTCGAGCAGGCGAGTTTCGACCGCGTGGCGCGGCTCAACCTCGGCTTCATTCGCCGCACGGCTGAGGCGGCCTATAACCCCATTCTGAGCCTGTTTCTGGAGGCCCTGATTGACCTGATCTACTCGGCGGCGGCGGCCCGCCCACCCAGTCTCCGTCAGCGGCGGGAACTGGTGGGGGTCCACGACGGCATCGTGCAGGCGCTGAAAACCGGCGACGCCGATGCGGCCGTCCGCCGCATGACCCGCCACCTGCGTGCGGTCCGGGCGCTGCTTGAGGGAGGGGTGGGCCGCGTCGGCTGA
- a CDS encoding LacI family DNA-binding transcriptional regulator — protein sequence MPEPTSTAVITSPRGSGIREVARLAGVSIATVSRVFNDASAVNPDTRRRVLERAAALGYEPSSLGRNLARGRSELLGLIVPDVSFPLYGQMISGIEDVLGQRGMSILLASSHDDADRELAASRHLLRHAVDGGIVINSQTDAALPSPRGVNWVHVSPEHGIWPCRVELDNVAGGGLAALELLRAGRRHAAYIGAPGRESAERERGFAAGLRRDDLAYRRAQGDYTELSGTQAADRLLEEFPALDAFFVAGDLMAAGVLRALHLRGLRVPDDVAVVGFDDAVLASLLYPRLTTIRQPAYEMGAAAARLSLQLLAGLRAEPVTFPPELVRRESTGPP from the coding sequence ATGCCTGAACCCACGTCCACCGCCGTCATAACGTCCCCGCGCGGCTCGGGCATCCGTGAGGTGGCGCGGCTGGCGGGCGTGTCGATCGCCACCGTGTCGCGGGTGTTCAACGATGCGTCGGCCGTCAATCCCGACACGCGGCGGCGCGTGCTGGAGCGCGCCGCCGCGCTGGGCTACGAGCCAAGTTCGCTGGGCCGCAACCTGGCGCGGGGGCGCAGTGAACTGCTGGGATTGATCGTGCCGGATGTGTCTTTCCCGCTGTACGGCCAGATGATCAGCGGCATTGAGGACGTGCTGGGCCAGCGAGGCATGAGCATTCTGCTGGCGTCGAGTCACGACGACGCGGACCGTGAACTCGCGGCGTCCCGGCATCTGCTGCGGCACGCCGTGGACGGCGGTATCGTCATCAACTCTCAAACTGATGCGGCGCTGCCTTCGCCGCGCGGAGTGAACTGGGTTCATGTCTCTCCTGAGCACGGCATCTGGCCCTGCCGGGTGGAGCTGGACAACGTGGCGGGGGGAGGGTTGGCCGCCCTTGAATTGCTGCGCGCGGGGCGGCGACACGCAGCCTACATCGGTGCGCCGGGTCGGGAAAGCGCTGAGCGCGAGCGCGGGTTTGCCGCTGGGCTGCGCCGGGACGATCTGGCGTACCGCCGCGCCCAGGGCGACTACACCGAACTGTCGGGGACGCAGGCTGCCGACAGATTGCTGGAAGAATTCCCCGCGTTGGACGCCTTTTTTGTGGCGGGTGACCTGATGGCGGCGGGGGTTTTGCGGGCGCTGCATCTGCGCGGATTGAGGGTGCCCGACGACGTGGCGGTGGTGGGCTTCGACGACGCTGTGCTCGCCTCGCTGCTGTACCCACGCCTGACCACAATCCGGCAGCCCGCCTACGAGATGGGCGCTGCAGCGGCGAGGTTGTCCCTGCAACTGCTTGCCGGCCTGAGGGCGGAGCCCGTGACCTTCCCGCCAGAACTGGTGCGGCGCGAGTCCACCGGGCCACCGTGA
- a CDS encoding 3-hydroxyacyl-CoA dehydrogenase — protein MNLKDRAVLITGAASGLGAGTARMVAGAGGFPLMLDLNAAEGEPLAQELGGLFVRADVSSEVDVQAALQAGLEKFGTLHGAVSCAGIAPAATTAGKRGPHPLDVFERTVRVNLLGTFNVIRLAAQVMLDNVPGESGERGVIVNTASVAAFDGQIGQAAYAASKGGVVGMTLPIARDLARSGIRVVTVAPGIFETPMLRGLPQEAQDSLGQQVPFPSRLGRADEYAALVRHIFENQMLNGETIRLDGAVRMAPR, from the coding sequence ATGAATCTGAAAGACAGGGCTGTACTCATCACGGGGGCCGCCTCCGGCCTGGGGGCCGGGACCGCCCGGATGGTGGCCGGGGCCGGCGGGTTTCCGCTGATGCTCGACCTGAATGCCGCGGAAGGTGAACCGCTTGCCCAGGAGCTCGGCGGGCTGTTCGTGCGGGCCGACGTGAGCAGCGAGGTCGACGTGCAGGCAGCGCTGCAGGCCGGACTGGAGAAATTTGGCACCCTGCACGGCGCGGTCAGCTGCGCCGGGATTGCTCCAGCAGCCACCACCGCAGGCAAGCGCGGCCCCCACCCCCTGGACGTCTTTGAACGCACGGTGCGGGTGAACCTGCTGGGCACCTTCAACGTGATCCGGCTGGCGGCCCAGGTCATGCTGGACAACGTGCCCGGCGAGTCGGGTGAGCGGGGCGTGATCGTCAACACCGCCTCGGTGGCCGCCTTCGACGGTCAGATCGGGCAGGCGGCCTACGCGGCCAGCAAGGGCGGCGTGGTGGGTATGACGCTGCCGATTGCCCGCGACCTCGCCCGCAGCGGGATCCGCGTGGTTACGGTGGCCCCTGGCATCTTCGAGACGCCCATGCTGAGGGGACTGCCGCAAGAGGCCCAGGACTCGCTGGGCCAGCAGGTGCCGTTTCCCAGCCGTCTGGGCCGCGCCGACGAGTACGCCGCGCTGGTCAGACACATCTTCGAGAACCAGATGCTCAACGGCGAGACCATCCGGCTGGACGGCGCGGTCCGGATGGCGCCGAGGTGA
- a CDS encoding ABC transporter substrate-binding protein — MSSHIKTLLSLPLILTAGLGSAANAQNPKSTFTIVRSTQWGAQNYNPFVPGDQHLLPTNSAIYESLFFVNSINGKVTPVLGTKYTWSKDNKTLTVSTRPNVKWHDGKAFSAADAAFSFNYLKQYPALDTSGIWKSGLSSVKATNPTTLVFTFATPNTPIFQYIAATPMVPEHLWKDVKDPSTFTNTKPVGTGPFVADSYSQQALRVLKNPNYWIKGQPYVDALVWIATSTNDAAQLKLLSGEADFGYVGISDPKTYASKSPTASYWWPTNNINFLYFNTVKAPFNDVGFRRGVAAAIDTREVAQKAYAGAVAAASPAAVFPGQQKQWLTNAAKSTFDAAAADKALTAAGYKKDASGNRLGKDGKVLPSFKILVGAGWTDFITMAQVIGTNLKKVGINTSIDQQAWGSYSGGLQTGSYDMGISWGWGNGSTPYYTFNAAFNPDFSAPVGKTAASNLSRYTNPAITKALETFSATSDAAAQQQAMTTIVSTVMKEQPWVPLTDRVNFGLFNTSKFTGFPSAENPYNDSSPDDTNGARLLYLNVKPK; from the coding sequence ATGTCCAGCCACATCAAGACCCTGCTTTCGCTTCCCCTGATTCTGACCGCCGGCCTGGGCAGCGCGGCAAACGCCCAGAACCCCAAGTCCACCTTCACCATCGTGCGTTCAACCCAGTGGGGAGCACAGAATTACAACCCCTTTGTCCCTGGCGATCAGCACCTGCTGCCCACCAATTCGGCCATCTATGAGAGTCTGTTTTTCGTCAACTCGATCAACGGCAAGGTGACGCCGGTGCTGGGCACCAAGTACACCTGGAGCAAGGACAACAAGACCCTGACGGTCAGCACCCGCCCGAATGTTAAATGGCACGATGGCAAGGCGTTCAGCGCTGCCGACGCCGCCTTCAGCTTCAATTACCTCAAGCAGTATCCGGCGCTGGACACCAGCGGCATCTGGAAAAGCGGCCTGAGCAGTGTCAAGGCCACCAACCCCACGACGCTGGTGTTTACCTTCGCCACGCCCAATACCCCGATCTTTCAGTACATTGCCGCCACACCAATGGTGCCCGAACACCTGTGGAAAGACGTGAAAGACCCCAGCACTTTTACCAACACCAAGCCGGTGGGCACCGGGCCGTTCGTGGCCGACAGCTACAGCCAGCAGGCCCTGCGGGTGCTGAAGAACCCCAACTACTGGATAAAGGGCCAGCCCTACGTGGACGCGCTGGTGTGGATTGCCACCAGCACCAACGACGCGGCCCAACTCAAGCTCCTGAGCGGCGAGGCCGATTTCGGCTACGTGGGCATTTCCGACCCCAAGACTTACGCGTCCAAGAGCCCCACGGCCAGCTACTGGTGGCCCACCAACAACATCAACTTCCTGTATTTCAACACCGTCAAGGCGCCGTTTAACGATGTGGGTTTCCGCAGGGGCGTTGCCGCCGCCATTGACACCAGGGAAGTGGCCCAGAAAGCCTACGCAGGCGCGGTGGCCGCCGCCAGTCCCGCCGCCGTGTTCCCTGGCCAGCAAAAGCAGTGGCTGACGAACGCCGCCAAGTCCACCTTCGACGCCGCCGCCGCCGACAAGGCGCTGACGGCCGCCGGCTACAAGAAAGACGCCAGCGGCAACCGCCTGGGCAAGGACGGTAAGGTGCTGCCCAGCTTCAAGATCCTGGTGGGCGCGGGCTGGACGGACTTCATCACCATGGCACAGGTCATTGGCACCAACCTCAAGAAGGTGGGCATCAATACCTCAATTGACCAGCAGGCCTGGGGCAGCTACTCCGGCGGCCTCCAGACCGGCAGCTATGATATGGGGATCAGCTGGGGCTGGGGCAACGGGTCTACGCCGTACTACACCTTCAACGCCGCCTTCAACCCAGATTTTTCCGCCCCGGTAGGCAAAACGGCCGCCAGCAATCTGTCGCGCTACACCAACCCGGCGATCACGAAAGCCCTTGAGACCTTCAGCGCCACCAGCGACGCGGCCGCCCAGCAACAGGCCATGACCACCATCGTGTCGACGGTGATGAAGGAGCAGCCCTGGGTGCCGCTGACGGACCGCGTGAACTTTGGCCTGTTCAATACCAGCAAGTTCACCGGCTTCCCCAGCGCCGAGAACCCCTACAACGATTCCTCGCCCGATGACACCAACGGCGCGCGGCTGCTGTACCTGAACGTCAAGCCCAAGTAA
- a CDS encoding dipeptide/oligopeptide/nickel ABC transporter permease/ATP-binding protein, with protein MSGLRRFLGQPRSVFGAGFLVLLLLASLSAPLLTPYDPHSLEFDPFLSLSAQHWLGTTALGQDIFAQFIYGARLTLLVGAVAGLIATLLSVTFGLAAAYLGGPVDETINTLINVFLVLPGLPLVIVASAFLRGGGVWPVILVISFTGWAFGARVLRAQALALRERDFVQAAVVSGEGPGRIIFREMLPNMAGLIAANFFGAALYAVLSEAALSFIGVGDVSLVTWGTMLYWAQAKGALLQGAWWWVAMPGLGIALLGTSFALLNFAIDEISNPRLGGGKFRLPSLRRPAQAVAEGNPDALLSIRELNVGYLTPGPTVRAVRDVSLDVQPGELLGLAGESGCGKSTLAFAVTRLLDPPGAVLGGSVRLAEHDLLALSPEELRRVRWKEFSMVFQASMNVLNPVLKIREQVYDAMQAHGVTDKAKLDARSRDLFDLVGIQASYLDTYPHQLSGGMKQRVVIAIALALEPKLIVMDEPTTALDVVVQRQILQEINDVRRRLGISVIFITHDLSLLVEMSDRVAIMYAGEVVELAPAHQLYAHPAHPYTQQLMNSFPPMTGPRVRRSGIPGKPPSLSADIVGCPFFERCFTRMPGVCDVKPLQTFPVAEGQTAACFLYDPTVSAALKDHAVRDSALAAADLKGTDLQGEVSREPARSVNPN; from the coding sequence GTGAGTGGCCTGCGCCGCTTTCTGGGTCAGCCGCGCAGCGTGTTCGGGGCCGGCTTTCTGGTGCTGCTGCTGCTGGCCAGCCTGAGCGCGCCGCTGCTCACGCCCTACGATCCCCATTCGCTGGAATTTGATCCCTTCCTTTCGCTCTCGGCGCAACACTGGCTGGGTACCACCGCGCTGGGCCAGGACATCTTCGCGCAGTTCATCTACGGCGCGCGGCTGACGCTGCTGGTGGGTGCAGTGGCTGGGCTGATCGCCACGTTGCTGAGCGTCACCTTCGGCCTGGCCGCCGCGTACCTGGGCGGCCCGGTAGATGAGACCATCAACACGCTGATCAACGTGTTTCTGGTGCTGCCGGGGCTGCCGCTGGTGATCGTCGCCAGCGCTTTCCTGCGCGGCGGCGGCGTGTGGCCGGTGATTCTGGTGATCAGCTTCACCGGCTGGGCCTTTGGGGCGCGGGTGCTGCGGGCCCAGGCGTTGGCCCTGCGCGAGCGCGACTTCGTGCAGGCGGCGGTGGTCTCGGGCGAGGGTCCGGGCCGCATCATCTTCCGCGAGATGCTACCCAACATGGCGGGATTGATCGCTGCAAACTTCTTCGGCGCGGCGCTGTACGCCGTGCTGAGCGAGGCGGCCCTGTCGTTTATCGGCGTGGGCGACGTGTCGCTGGTCACCTGGGGCACCATGCTGTACTGGGCGCAGGCCAAGGGCGCGCTGCTGCAGGGCGCGTGGTGGTGGGTGGCGATGCCGGGGCTGGGCATCGCGCTGCTGGGCACGTCGTTTGCGCTGCTGAATTTCGCCATTGACGAGATCAGCAACCCCCGGCTGGGGGGGGGCAAATTCAGGTTGCCGTCCCTCAGGCGGCCCGCCCAGGCCGTGGCCGAGGGCAACCCCGACGCCCTGCTGAGCATCCGCGAGCTGAACGTGGGCTACCTGACCCCTGGCCCCACGGTGCGCGCGGTGCGGGACGTGTCGCTGGACGTGCAGCCGGGCGAGCTGCTGGGGCTGGCGGGGGAATCCGGCTGCGGCAAGAGCACACTGGCCTTCGCGGTCACGCGACTGCTCGATCCTCCCGGCGCGGTGCTGGGCGGCTCGGTGCGGCTGGCCGAACATGACCTGCTGGCACTGTCCCCCGAGGAACTGCGGCGGGTGCGCTGGAAGGAGTTCAGCATGGTATTTCAGGCGTCCATGAACGTGCTGAACCCGGTGCTGAAAATCCGCGAGCAGGTCTACGACGCCATGCAGGCCCACGGCGTGACCGACAAGGCGAAGCTGGACGCCCGCTCCCGCGACTTGTTCGATCTGGTGGGCATTCAGGCCTCGTACCTGGACACCTACCCGCACCAGCTGTCCGGCGGCATGAAGCAGCGCGTGGTGATCGCCATCGCGCTGGCGCTGGAACCGAAACTGATCGTGATGGACGAGCCGACAACGGCGCTGGACGTGGTGGTGCAGCGCCAGATTCTGCAGGAGATCAACGACGTGCGCCGCCGCCTGGGCATCAGCGTCATCTTCATCACGCATGACCTGTCGCTGCTCGTCGAGATGAGTGACCGGGTGGCGATCATGTACGCCGGTGAGGTGGTGGAGCTGGCCCCCGCGCACCAGCTGTACGCGCACCCGGCGCACCCCTACACCCAGCAACTAATGAACTCATTCCCGCCGATGACCGGCCCCCGGGTGCGCCGCAGCGGCATTCCCGGCAAGCCGCCGTCCCTGAGCGCCGACATCGTCGGCTGCCCCTTCTTCGAACGCTGCTTCACCCGAATGCCTGGCGTGTGCGACGTCAAACCGCTGCAGACCTTTCCGGTGGCCGAGGGGCAGACGGCGGCCTGCTTCCTGTACGATCCCACCGTTTCCGCCGCGCTCAAGGACCATGCCGTGCGTGACAGTGCACTTGCTGCCGCAGATCTCAAAGGCACAGATCTCCAAGGGGAGGTGAGCCGTGAGCCAGCCCGCAGCGTCAATCCCAATTAA
- a CDS encoding thiolase family protein: protein MREAVILEAVRTPYGRRGGAYREVRPDALLAFALNGLMARAGLDASKVEDVITGAVTQTGEQGANVGRLAVLMAGFPAEVPALSLNRMCGSGQQAVHFASQGVDAGDLGYAIGCGVESMTRVPMFSDIGGGFERLNPELLARVDLIHQGESAERIADAWDLTREMLDAFAAESHRRAEGSRHLHAELLPAPGMDAGGQAITLQHDEGVRGAVDPARMATLKTPFRDAGVVTAGNASQISDGAAAVLVGDRDIAVADGLRPRARFVARVVVGDDPTMQLTGVIPATRKALARAGMTLGDIDWIEINEAFASVALAWTHELGADAARVNPWGGAIAHGHPLGASGAGLMAKMLSGLEATGGTFGLQTMCIGHGMATATIIERL from the coding sequence ATGAGAGAAGCCGTTATTCTGGAAGCAGTCCGCACCCCCTACGGCAGGCGCGGTGGGGCCTACCGCGAGGTGCGCCCCGACGCCCTGCTTGCCTTCGCCCTGAACGGGCTGATGGCCCGCGCCGGCCTGGACGCCAGCAAGGTTGAGGACGTGATTACCGGGGCCGTCACGCAGACGGGCGAGCAGGGCGCGAACGTCGGGCGGCTGGCGGTACTGATGGCCGGGTTTCCCGCCGAGGTGCCGGCCCTGAGCCTCAACCGCATGTGCGGCAGTGGGCAGCAGGCCGTGCACTTTGCGTCGCAGGGCGTGGACGCGGGTGACCTGGGCTACGCCATCGGCTGCGGCGTCGAGAGCATGACCCGCGTGCCGATGTTCAGCGACATCGGTGGCGGCTTCGAGCGCCTTAATCCCGAACTGCTGGCCAGGGTTGACCTGATTCACCAGGGGGAAAGCGCGGAGCGCATTGCCGACGCGTGGGACCTGACCCGCGAGATGCTCGACGCCTTTGCCGCGGAGAGCCACCGCCGCGCCGAGGGGTCGCGCCACCTGCACGCCGAACTGCTGCCGGCCCCCGGGATGGACGCCGGGGGACAGGCCATCACGCTGCAGCACGATGAGGGCGTGCGCGGCGCCGTCGACCCGGCCAGGATGGCGACCCTGAAAACGCCGTTCCGCGACGCAGGCGTGGTTACCGCCGGAAACGCCAGCCAGATCAGCGACGGGGCTGCCGCCGTGCTGGTGGGCGACCGGGACATCGCGGTGGCCGACGGTCTGCGGCCCCGCGCCCGGTTCGTGGCCCGCGTGGTGGTGGGCGACGACCCCACCATGCAACTGACGGGCGTGATTCCCGCCACCCGCAAGGCGCTGGCCAGGGCCGGAATGACCCTGGGCGACATCGACTGGATCGAGATCAACGAGGCCTTCGCCAGCGTGGCGCTGGCGTGGACGCACGAACTGGGGGCCGACGCCGCCCGGGTCAATCCCTGGGGCGGCGCGATTGCCCACGGGCACCCTCTGGGCGCCAGTGGGGCCGGGCTGATGGCCAAGATGCTCAGCGGGCTGGAAGCCACGGGCGGCACCTTCGGCCTGCAGACCATGTGCATCGGCCACGGCATGGCCACGGCCACTATCATCGAACGGCTCTGA
- a CDS encoding ABC transporter permease, translating into MRYLLRKLGIFVFTLWVAATLNFVLPRLVPGDPVSVMLAKYQGRLDPAAVDALKIAYGLNDLGSPLSQYFSYLGNLVRGDFGRSISLFPTPVIDVVRTALPYTLGLIGVTTIISFVLGSALGLYSGWRRGGAVADGLTPVALFLNAMPYFWFGLILLYVFAFQLKWFPLSGALDPFPGDTFSAGWWSSLLRHAALPVFTILVTSVGGWLITMRNNVINVAGEDYLAFARAKGLTERRIITRYVLRNALLPSFTAFGMALGFVVGGSILTEIVFSYPGLGFYLYQSVTNLDYPLMQAIFFFIALAVLLANLLVDFINVILDPRIREGRA; encoded by the coding sequence GTGCGCTATCTGCTCAGAAAGCTGGGCATCTTCGTGTTTACCTTGTGGGTGGCGGCCACCCTCAACTTCGTCCTGCCGCGCCTGGTGCCGGGCGATCCGGTCAGCGTGATGCTGGCCAAGTACCAGGGGCGCCTGGATCCGGCGGCGGTGGACGCGCTGAAGATCGCCTACGGCCTGAACGATCTGGGCAGCCCGCTGTCGCAGTACTTCAGTTATCTGGGCAATCTGGTGCGCGGAGACTTCGGGCGCTCCATCAGTCTGTTTCCCACGCCCGTGATCGACGTGGTGCGCACCGCCCTGCCGTACACGCTGGGGCTGATCGGGGTGACCACCATCATCTCGTTCGTGCTGGGCAGTGCGCTGGGTCTGTACAGCGGCTGGCGGCGTGGGGGGGCGGTGGCCGACGGCCTGACCCCGGTGGCGCTGTTCCTGAACGCCATGCCGTACTTCTGGTTCGGGCTGATCCTGCTGTACGTCTTCGCGTTCCAGCTCAAGTGGTTTCCGCTGAGCGGCGCGCTGGATCCCTTTCCCGGCGACACCTTCAGCGCGGGCTGGTGGAGTTCGCTGCTGCGGCACGCGGCGCTGCCGGTGTTCACCATTCTGGTCACCTCGGTGGGCGGCTGGCTGATCACCATGCGCAACAACGTGATCAACGTGGCGGGCGAGGACTACCTGGCCTTCGCCCGCGCCAAGGGCCTGACCGAGCGCCGCATCATCACCCGCTACGTGCTGCGCAATGCCCTGCTGCCCAGCTTCACCGCCTTCGGCATGGCGCTGGGCTTCGTGGTGGGCGGCTCGATTCTGACCGAGATCGTCTTTTCGTATCCGGGATTGGGCTTTTACCTGTACCAGTCAGTGACCAACCTGGATTACCCGCTGATGCAGGCCATATTCTTCTTTATCGCGCTGGCGGTGCTGCTGGCCAACCTGCTGGTGGATTTCATCAACGTCATTCTCGATCCGCGCATCCGGGAGGGCCGGGCGTGA
- a CDS encoding Gfo/Idh/MocA family protein: MTFRWGILGAARIARAFIPAIRAAGGDVVMLGAREPQSARVQTFASDWGISRTGSYQAVIDADLDAVYIALPNALHLPWSAAALEAGKHVLTEKPLTLSAQEAGQLTDVARRTGLTLLEGFAYRFTPQHRALIDAVRGGELGEVRAYRGAFGFTVRDAGDIRLHPDLGGGALYDIGCYPVNEARMLLGEPLAVTAQARWTPDRVDVSMSAVLDYSHVGNGALASIDCGFDWLSGGRIGRAQVLGTGGVMELDRAFFSDENDFALTRDGQRQAVSPGNGYALMAAHFQRVVRGEEAALYPPEDAVQQARVIDALLQSAREGRRITL, translated from the coding sequence ATGACATTCCGTTGGGGCATTCTCGGCGCGGCCCGCATTGCCCGCGCCTTTATTCCAGCCATTCGTGCCGCGGGCGGCGACGTGGTGATGCTGGGCGCGCGGGAGCCGCAGTCGGCCCGTGTCCAGACGTTCGCCAGCGACTGGGGTATTTCAAGAACCGGCAGCTATCAGGCCGTGATCGACGCCGATCTGGACGCGGTGTACATCGCTTTGCCCAATGCGCTGCATCTCCCCTGGAGCGCAGCTGCGCTGGAAGCGGGCAAGCATGTGCTGACCGAAAAGCCCCTGACCCTCAGTGCCCAGGAGGCAGGTCAGCTGACCGACGTGGCCCGGCGCACCGGTCTGACGCTGCTTGAGGGCTTTGCCTACCGCTTCACGCCCCAACACCGCGCCCTGATAGACGCGGTGCGGGGCGGCGAACTGGGCGAGGTCCGGGCTTACCGGGGGGCCTTCGGCTTCACCGTGCGGGACGCCGGCGACATTCGCCTGCATCCGGATCTGGGCGGCGGCGCCCTCTACGACATCGGCTGTTACCCGGTCAACGAGGCCCGGATGCTGCTGGGCGAGCCGCTGGCGGTCACGGCGCAGGCCCGCTGGACGCCGGACCGCGTGGACGTCTCGATGTCCGCCGTGCTGGATTACAGCCACGTTGGCAACGGAGCGCTGGCCAGCATCGACTGCGGCTTCGACTGGCTGTCCGGGGGACGCATCGGCCGCGCGCAGGTGCTGGGCACGGGCGGCGTGATGGAGCTGGACCGGGCATTTTTCAGCGATGAGAACGACTTTGCCCTGACCCGCGACGGTCAGAGGCAAGCAGTGAGCCCCGGCAACGGCTACGCCCTGATGGCCGCGCACTTTCAGCGGGTTGTGCGCGGCGAGGAGGCCGCCCTGTATCCGCCTGAGGACGCCGTGCAGCAGGCCAGGGTGATTGACGCCCTGTTGCAGTCGGCGCGTGAGGGCCGGCGGATCACGCTGTAG